The genomic stretch GTCGGCAAAGAAGACCGTCCTGCTGAGGACCGAGGAAGGAACTCGGAAGGTGCGTGTCATCGACGTCGAAGCAATACTTCGCGGCAAGGCCCCGGACTTTACGCTCAACAGCGACGATATCCTCTATGTTCCTGGAAGCGCGCTCAAGGCTAGTGTGAATATCGTGGTTCCTGCCGCGTTGAATTTCGCTACCGCGGTCGGCGCATATCGTCTCCAGCAACCATAGCCCCCAGGATTCCGCATGCGCGTGCTGCAAATTATCAGCTCGGTAGCTGTGGGCCTGGGTGGCGTCCTGGAGAGCGTTCGAATGCTTTCTGAGGACTGGACGAAGTCTGGTCACCAGGTCGAAGTAGCCACCCTCGATCCCCCGGGCTTCGCGGATGCGCTCGCCTTTCCGGTGCGCGTGCATACACTGGGGCCATCGCGCACCAAGTATGCGTATTCCAGCGCATTCTATCCATGGCTCCGCGAGCATCATCACGAGTACGACATCGTGCTGGTGCATGGCCTGTGGCAATATCACACTTTTGCCTCGTGGCGCGCACTACATGGTCAGGCGACGCCCTATACCGCCTTTACCCACGGTATGCTCGATCCCTATTTCAAACGGCGGTTTCCGCTCAAGCACCTGAAGAAGTGGTTGTTCTGGCCCTGGAGCGAATACCGCCTGCTGCGCGATGCCAAGGCAGTCATGTTCACCTGCGAGGAAGAGAAGGTGCTGGCTCGCCAGTCGTTCTTCCTTTATAAGGCGCATGAGCTGGTCGTGGGATTGGGCACAAAGCAGTCTCCCTTTCCTCTTCCGGCGGCGCGAGAGGCGTTTTTGAACCGCTTTCCGCAGCTTCGCGAGAAGCGCCTCTTGATTTTCATGGGCCGTCTGCATCCCAAAAAGGCCTGCGATCTCCTGCTCGAAGCCTTCAGCTCGACGTTGGCTGCGGACCCGTCATGGCAGCTTGTTATGGCAGGTCCCGATCTCGATGGATGGGGCCCAACGCTCCAGCAGCTTGCCAGCCAGCTCCAGATTCAGGATCGCGTGACCTGGACGGGAATGTTGCAGGGAGAGTTGAAGTGGGGTGCGCTGGCGGCCTCCGAGGTCTTCGCCCTGCCCTCGCACCAGGAGAACTTCGGCATTGTGGTTGCCGAGGCCCTGGCATGCGGCCTGCCGGTCCTGCTATCGGATCAGGTCAATATATGGCGCGAGGTCGAGTCCAGTCAGGCCGGGTTCGTGACCACCGATACGCGCTCCGGCGTAGAAAAAGCGCTGACGCTGTGGAGCCGGCTCTCAGAGACCGAGCGGCTGGAGATGCGCAGTCGCTGCCTTCCCTGCTTCCAGAGGTATTTTGACATCCACACGGTCTCGGCATCTCTAATGCAGACGCTCGAAGGGATCGTGGATGCTTCCCGGACAATGCCGCAGTCTGTC from Acidisarcina sp. encodes the following:
- a CDS encoding glycosyltransferase, with the translated sequence MRVLQIISSVAVGLGGVLESVRMLSEDWTKSGHQVEVATLDPPGFADALAFPVRVHTLGPSRTKYAYSSAFYPWLREHHHEYDIVLVHGLWQYHTFASWRALHGQATPYTAFTHGMLDPYFKRRFPLKHLKKWLFWPWSEYRLLRDAKAVMFTCEEEKVLARQSFFLYKAHELVVGLGTKQSPFPLPAAREAFLNRFPQLREKRLLIFMGRLHPKKACDLLLEAFSSTLAADPSWQLVMAGPDLDGWGPTLQQLASQLQIQDRVTWTGMLQGELKWGALAASEVFALPSHQENFGIVVAEALACGLPVLLSDQVNIWREVESSQAGFVTTDTRSGVEKALTLWSRLSETERLEMRSRCLPCFQRYFDIHTVSASLMQTLEGIVDASRTMPQSV